The Deltaproteobacteria bacterium nucleotide sequence CGTGCTGGCGCTTTCCCCGGCACATGGCGATGGTTATCTTGGCTCGCCCGTTCGAGAAATAAATTTCAAGGGGAATCAGCGCGATCCCCTTGTTTTTGATCTTTCCCTCCAGGCGGTAAATCTCGTGCTTGTGCATGAGAAGTTTCCGCACCCGCAGGGGCTCCTGGGGAACGTAGGTGGCTGCCGGATACTCGCCTATATGAATCTGGTAAATGAAGATTTCGCCCTTCCTGATTTTAGCGTAGCCGTCCTTCAGGTTGGCCCTGCCGTCCCTGAGGCTTTTGACCTCCGCACCGGTGAGAACGAGCCCCGCCTCGTATTCGTCATCAACGAAATAGTCGTGGCGGGCCTTCCGGTTTACGCACACGACCTTTACGTTTCTTTTTTCCTTTACCTTGGCCATTTTAAAAATCAATTCCTTGAGGCGATTGTAAAACCTCGTGTAGGTTGGGTGGTTCCGAGCCGAAAGGCGAGGGTTCACCCAACATTTCTCTAATACTTCCTATGTGTTGGATGAACCTGCCCTCCGGGCAGAACCACCCAACCTACATGAAAATTGCCGTTTCGAGAGGTTCTTCAATTACCTCCCTTGTAACCTATTCAATAGGCCCCGCAAGGCCCGTTCAGCCCGTTATATGGCTTGGGGCTAAGAGCCCCCTGTCCCTCAGGGTCGCCCCGCAGGATTCCTCGATGAGCCGCGCCACACCTTCAGCCGTCTTTTCCCGCGCGGCCCGCTCAGCCACTTCCCGGCAGTGGGAGCCCGAAAAGGCGCGCACTGCGTTTTTCACCGGGCCAATGGCCGCCGGGTGCATGGAAAGCTCGGTGAAGTTCATTCCCAGCAAAAGGGGCGTGTGGAAGGGGTCGGCGGCCATTTCCCCGCACATGGCAAGGCGCACGCCGGTATCCCGGCAGACCTCGGCCACCCTTCCCAAAAGCCTTATCACCGCCGGATGCAGGCTCTGGAATAGATGGGCCACGTGCTGGTTGCCACGGTCCACGGCCAGGGTGTACTGGATGAGATCGTTGGTGCCCACGGAAAAAAAGTTCACATGCTCGGCCAGAAGATCGGCCATGACCGCAGCAGAGGGCACCTCTATCATCACCCCCACTTCGGGTTCCGGGCTGAAGGACACCCCCCGCGAATCCAGTGCGTCCGCCGCCTCCTTCACCGCCCGCCGGGCCGCCACCAGTTCCGTAAGCCCGGAGATCATGGGAAAAAGCAGGCGCACCTTTCCGTAGGCCGCGGCCCGCAATATGGCCCTCAACTGGGTCTGGAACACCTCCGGGTGGGCCAGGCAGAACCTTATGGCCCGAAGACCGAGTGCGGGGTTGTCGGCATGTTCGAAAAAAATGCCCTTGCCCACCTTGTCGCCGTTGACATCCAGGGTGCGTATGGTGACGGGCCTTGGGGCGGCCAGTTCCACCACCTCCCTGTAGTTTTCGAAAAGCTCTTCCTCTGTGGGCAGCTCCGTGCGGTTGAGATACAAAAACTCGGTGCGGTAAAGGCCGATGGCGTCGCCGCCCTTGTCCATCACCGCCACAACCTCCTCTTTAAGCTCCATGTTGCCGGACACCGTGACCGAAAGCCCGTCGGAAGTTTGCGCCGGAAGATGGCTGCCCTTCTGCTGCACGGACTGAATCTTCGCGGCGTCGGCCCGCTTTTCCTCGTAGAGCACAAGGGTATCGTCGTCCGGGTTCACTATGACCGCCCCGGCGGCCCCGTCCACGATAAGGAGGTCCCCCGTCCTTATGCTTGAAGACGCCCCGGCAAGGCCCAGGACCGCCGGGATGCCAAGGGTGCGGGCGATGATGGCGGTGTGGGAGTTCACGCCTCCCAGGTCCGTCACAAAGCCCATGACGTGCTCGAGGTCCATGCGGCTGGCTTCCGCCGGGGAAACGTCGTGGGCCACCAGGATGGCCCTTCGGGCCACGTGGGAGTAGTCCGGGGCCTTGCCGCCCAGAAGGTTTCTGAGCACCCTGTGATAGACGCTGGCCACGTCCGAGCCGCGCTCGCGCAGGTAGGGATCCTCTATGCGGGCGAAAACCGTCTTCACCATGTCCACGGTGGTTTTTAAAGCGTACTCGGCGTTAACCCTGGCCTTCTGGATGGTCTCTATGGTGCGGCTGTAGAACAGCTTGTCCTTCAAAAGGGACTTTTCCATCTCCAGAAGATAAAGATGCTGGCCCATCTCCTTGGGGGAGCGCTTGATGAGGCGGGATATCTCCTGCTCGGTGGTTTTCACCGCAGCCTTGAACCGGTTGACCTCGCGTGCCACCTGTCCGCCGTCCAGGCTGTAGCGGGCCACCACTTCTGGCAGGTCGCGGTCCACCAGAAAGGCCAGTCCGATGGCGATTCCGCTGGATGCCGGAATGCCTTTCAAGCTCGTTTCGGGAACACCGGATTGTGGCATGGCGTTTATTTTTCTCCGAAGCCGTCCCTTACAAGGGCGGCCAAAGCGTCCACAACGTGCCGGTCAGCCCGGTCGTCGGCTGAAATGGTGAATACTGAGCCTGGCCCGGCTTTGAGCCTTAAAAGCTCAAACACGTCCTTTGCGTCTGCGCTGGCGTCGCCAAGACCTATGCGTATGCCGCCCCGCGCCTTCATGGCGGCCCTGCTGATGATCTGAGCCGGCAAAAGATGCATGAAGTCCCGGTCGTTGAAGGCGGCGCGGACCGTGTAGGGTTTTGAAAAAAACCGTTTCATGCGCGCCCCGGCTCCAGATTCGCCGACCTTAAGGCCTTCCCTCGAAAACCGACTGAAAAAACCAGGAAAATTTACATCGTCGGCGCGCTTATGTCAAACGATGCATTGCGATGCCGGATGACCGGCCCCTGTCCGGCGGCCCTGCCCCATCTTGACAAAGATAGCGCCGTGATTAAGGTTCTATACAAGGTTGATATGGAACAACCTGCAACCAGGAAGAAAGGAGGTGCGGATCATGTTCGCTCTTACACCGATTTTAAGACGATCAGGACTTGCGGCAAGGCCCACGAAATCGGTCTTTGACCGTTTCATGGAAGAGATGGGCCTGCCCGACCTGTGGCTGGAAGAGGATGAAAAAAGCTGGATTCCGGCCCTGGACGTCACCGAAACCGAAAAGGAAATAAAGGTTTCCGCCGAGGTTCCCGGCATAGCAAGGGAAGACATCGCGGTAAGCCTCACCGAAGGGCTTCTCACCGTGAGCGGGGAGAAGAAGGAAGAGAAAGAGGAAAAATCCGAGGGCCGCACCGTGTCCGAAAGGTGCTACGGTTCCTTTTCCCGCACCGTTCGCCTGCCCGCCGAGGTGGACGCGGAAAAGGTGGAGGCCTCCTACAAGGACGGCGTCTTAACCATCAGCCTGCCCAAGTCGGAGAGCGTAAAAACCACCAAAATCACGGTCAAGTCTTAAGGCCGTCCACAAGCGCGAACTGCTGTGTCAGACTTCGCCGGGTGCGGTGCGCACGTATCTCGATACGCTTACGCCCGCACCCGGCTAGTCTTCCTTGCATTTCATCACTTGTGATCGGCCTTAATGAAACCGGGGCAATCCGGCTGAAAAAAACAGGGGTTACGGGGCGGTCCGGGGAGACGATGTTTCCCCGGACCGCTTTTTTTTCTGCCGACTGCCGACTACCGTCAGGGCCGTTTCAGGGAGTTTTCCAGGCGTCTGGCCCCAAGGGAGGCGGTGAGGGTGAGCACGAGGTACAGGGCCGCCACGCAGAGCCACACCTCGAAGGTCTTGTAGGTGGCGTTCATTATCTGCATGGCCTCGAAGGAAAGGTCCGGGATGGATATGACGCTCATTATGGCCGAGTCCTTGATGGTTGAAACGAACTGGCCTGCAAGGGGGGGAATCATCCGGGAAAAGGCCTGGGGTATGATTACATGGATCAATACCTGCCTTCGTGAAAGCCCAAGGGAACGGGCCGCGTCCCACTGCTCGCGCTCGATGGACAGGATGGCCCCCCGGACGATTTCCGCCACGTAAGCGCCCTCGTACAGGGCAAGGGTGACCACCGCCGAGGCCACGGCGGCGAACTGTCCCGGAGGGGCCACCAGAAAGGCGCAGGCCCCCCGGAGGACGGGGGGGAGCGCCCCAATCGCCCTGGAAACGGCGTCCGACGGAAAAAACTGCCCGCTTATGAAATAATACCCGATGAAAATGATGACCAGGGGCGGCAGGTTGCGGAAAATCTCGATGTAGGTGCGCGAGAGCATCCGAACAGGGCGAAGGCGGGACATGCGGGCCAAGCCCGCCAGTATCCCGGCAACTGCGGCGAGAATCGTGGCCCAGGCCGAAAGGCGCACGGTCATCCCAAGGCCCTTGGCCAGGGGCCCCGGATGCCAGCCGTCCGCGTTCCGCCGGGCCAGCCAGCCGAAAAGGGCGGGCCAGTCCCATTGGTAGTGCAGGTTTTCACCCACCCGCCACGCGGCCCACAAAAGAAAGAGCCCCAAAAGGGCGAAAATGCAGGCGTCAACAGCCGTGAAACGGGGGCGGCGGGGCGAGGCCGAAAAATCCCCTCCCCGCCGGTCCTTAAAATCGGTCATTTGAGCGAAGCTTCCCACTCGTCGGTTTCGAACCAGTAATGCTTTCGTTCGGCAAGCCAGCCCTCGGCATCAACGGTCCTTATCCAGTTGTCGAAATAGTTTAATGTGTCGGAGTCGCCCTTTTTCACGGCAAAGCCGATGGGCTCTTTCGTGAAGGTGCCGCTTACGGGCAGGTAAAGGCGTTCCGGGTTCTTTATGGCCTGCTGGGCCGGAAGGGGGGCCGAGGCCACCAGGGCGTGGGCGCGGCCATCCAGCACCTCCTGAACAGCCGGGGCCTCGTCGGCAAAGGCCCTTATGGCGGCGTTGGGGAAGAACTTCCGGGCCGCCTTTTCGGCGGTGGTGCCCTGGCGTACCGCTATGGTGATTTCGGGCTTGTTGAAGGCTTCCAGGCTCGTGAGGCCGGGGGCCAGGGCCTTGCTGGCCGCAATGGCCATGCCGGTGTAATCGTACGGAACGGTGAAGTTGACCTTCAGGTTGCGCTCCGGGGTTATGCCCATTCCGCCTATGACCACGTCGAACTTGCCCGAAAGCAGGGCCGGGATTATTCCGTTCCACTCGGTGGGCACGAATTCCACGGCGACTCCCATGTCCTTGGCAAGGCGCGAGGCCACGTCGATTTCAAAGCCGGTGAAACGGCCCGTCTTGTCCTTCATGGCCCAGGGCACGAAGGTGTCGAAACCAACCTTCAAGACCCCCCTCTTCATTATCTCCTCTATGCCGTTTTCGGCGGCGAGCCTCTCCTTCAATGGCTTTTCCGGCTTGGGCTCCTCCTTGGGGCCTGTGCAGGCGAAAAAAATCAAAGCTGATAAAAGGATCGTCAAAAACCCCCACACGGATTTTTTCATGCCGCCTCCCTTGGCTTTTGGGGTTGATTCAGACAGCCTGTAGCAGCCTGTTGAAAAAGACTGAAAGTATTAAGCGGAGCATGATTCTTTTCCCTTTTTTAAGGGAATCCGGCCCGGAGAAGAAATGCCCCGATCTTCTGCCGCCGCCCTTTTCGGTAAAGCGAAAAATGGAAATAAATAGCGCTCCCGGTAATATTGATGACTCCGTAAAAAGTGGTCATTAGTGTTCGATTTTAGCAATATGGCCATGTCTCTGACGTTAGCCAACCAACCCGGATGGCTTCGTAAAAAGGCGTCAGGCAAGGAAAGCGAGCGTTTTTGAGGGTGAGCGTACTTTTCGTGCGTGGCCCCTCTTCAACGCGATGCTTGACGCAGCATCACGCCTTTTTACGAAGCCATCAGTATTTTGTTTTGGTTCTGCGATACAGCACGTCAGCCGCAGCGGAAAGCAAAAGCGTGAGAACCAGGTAGACCGCCGCCACGCAAAGCCAGGTCTCGAAGGCCAGGAAGGTGTCCGAAACCACACTCCGGGCGGCCATGGCCAAATCGAAAAGGGCTATGGTGCACACCAGGGCCGAGTCCTTCACCAGGGAAACCGCCTGGCTGGTGAGGGGAGCCAGCACGTGGGAGAGGGCCTGGGGAAGCACCACGTGGGCGTAAACCTGCGGCCTTGAAAGCCCCAGGCTCTGGGCGGCCTGCCACTGGCCGTGGTCCACGGCAAGAATCCCGGCCCTGATTATCTCAGAGGCGTAGGCCCCCTCGAAGAGAGACAGGGCAAGAACCGCCGAGGTGAAGCGGTCCATGGGAAAAACCTTGCCAACCACGAAATAAAGAAAATAAATCTGGATCAAAAGCGGCGTGTTGCGGATCGATTCCACGTAGAGCCGCGAAAAAAGCCGCCCGGAAAAGGAATGGGACAGGGCCGCAAGGGCGGCCAGAAGGCCTGCCAGGGACGCGAAAAAAAAGGAGCAGGCAGTCACCTTCAAGGTTGTGGCAAGGCCCCGCATAAGCGGCCCGGCCACGAGGCCCGAATCGGTAAAGGAGAAAAACTTCGCGGGCATCCTGTGCCATTGCCAGTTGTAGCCCGATTCCCTGGCCCCCGTCACCGCCACGTAAATAAAAAAAACCGCCACGGCCAGATAGACCGCAAGGTCAAAGGCAAGCCTTGGGCCGGGCTTGCCGAAAAAAGACCGGAGACTTGCAGCTTGGCTTTCCCTGGTGCGTCGCATCATGGCGCAAGGCTCTTCTTGAAGTTCCTTTTCCGGTAAGGTATGACAGGGAAAAAAATAATACAAGGCGATTGACGCCTTTTTGTATCCTTAAAAACGATTCTGGCGTTCTCCGGGGGGAAACATGGTGAAAGCAGGCGACAAGCGGCGTTTCCTGAGAATAGGGCGAGACGTGCCCATCGAGGTGAACCGGCTCAGCTATCCGGTTGACGACAGCACCTCCCAGGGCGGGCAGGGCAGGGACGTCTCCGGCGGCGGGATGAAATTCTGGGTTCCCGTGCCTTACGAACCCCGCGCAAGGCTCATGCTCTCAATCAGAATCCCCGGCGAGGGCGTGGATGCGCCAGCGCTTTCCGCCGTGGCCGAGGTGGTGTGGTGCATGAGGGCGGAACGCCGTGAAGGCTACGAGGTGGGCATCCGTTTCGTGGACATGGCCGCCGAAGACTACAGGACCCTGAAGCGCTTTATCGAAAGCGCCTCCCATAACGAGGACGCCTGATTCCGAAAGCCCCTTCCCTGCCCAGCCTTTCTCAACAGGCTGCTAAACCCTCTCCACCGTAAACACGCAACAAGGCGCTCCCATGGCCTTGCAGGCCGTTTCCCTGGCCTTCATCGGCTCGTTTGAAATGGTGCTCGCGTAACCGGCCACGATACCCGCGTAAAAATGGCAGACAGGCGTTTTGGACGGCCCCAGCCAGCGGGCTTCCTGGGAGTTTTTAAGGCTGACTTTCAAGGGCATGGATGAAAAATCGAAATCCAGGTGCCCCCAGCCGCCCTCGTCAGTAATGAGCCTCGACATGGTCTTTACGATCTGGCCGAAAAAATCCGCCACAACCGGGTCGGTCTGAACCTGGTCCAGGATTTTGCTGTTCATTATGAGCGGCGTTAAGCTGGAAGGCGCCCACCTGCCGTGTTCCAGGGCCTGCCCGACCTCCCAGGTGCAGAGTTTTTGGCCCATGCGGTAGAGGGCCTCGTTTTTTTCCTTCTCGGACACGTACTCGCCAAGGGTAGCGTGCAGAAGCTCGATAATTTTCGAGCCCGCCATTATCTCCTCGACCCCGCCGATGCCTATGCGGCCCTTTTCCATGTCCACGTCGTGAATCTCGAAGGCCGTGGCCCCCATGTAGGCCCTGGCGAAGACCGGAAGCCTCCGGCCAAGCACCGGTGCGTTGGCCAGGGGCCGCAGAAGCCGCCGAACCAGGAAAGGGTGCTTTTCAAGGGTCTTCATTATCCCGCCCAGAACCGCCATCTGGATATTGCCCGATTCCGCCATGTCTCTTCCCCCGCAAAAATTGAAAAGTCTCAAACGATTCGAATTCCGGCGCGCCATTCGCCCGGTTGCGGGCGCGCCCTGAAAAGGTGTTTGGATTGATTGGGGCATACCGCACTATTGCCGGATTTGCAAGATGGCCGGTTCCCGGACAGCCGCCCTCCATTGCCCGAAAGCCCCCTAAAATGGCCCGTCCCGCTTGACAAGCCTCTGTCCTTCGCATAGAACCCCGTTCGATGGAATAAATCGGCCAAAAGGCCGGTAATTGAAATACTTGGGAAATTTCCAAGGGTGCTGCGAAAAAGCGGCAACCCGGACCCACGTTGAAGCCGAAGCGCACCGACGGTTTCGGGCGCTTCCCTAACCTGACCCGATTTTTTGGGCTAAAATCAACCACAAGGAGAGTCAACATCATGCGGGTTCTTTTTTTCGGACCGAACGGCAGCGGCAAGGGCACCCAGGGCGCAATCGTAAAGGAAAAGTACAAGCTGCCCCACGTCGAATCGGGCGCAATTTTCCGCGAGGCCATCGGCAAGGGCACCGAGCTTGGCATGAAGGCCAAGGCCTTCATCGACAAGGGCGACCTCGTTCCCGACGACATCACCATTCCCATGATCCTTGCCCGCCTTGGCCAGGATGACTGCAAGAAGGGCTGGCTCCTGGACGGCTTTCCCCGCAACGTGAACCAGGCCAAGATGCTGGACGAGGCCCTTCAGAAGGCCAACATGGGCCTCGATATCGTCATCGAAATCCTTCTTGACCGCGAAACCGCCAAAAACCGCATCATGGGCAGGCGTCTTTGCGTCAACGACAACAACCACCCCAACAACATCTTCATCGACGCCATCAAGCCCAACGGCGACAAGTGCCGGGTGTGCGGAGGCGACCTCAAAACCCGCGCAGACGACCAGGACGAGGCCGCCATCAGCAAGCGCCACGACATCTATTACGACACCAATACCGGCACCCTGGCCTCGGCCTACTATTTCCGCGACAAGGCGAACGGCCCCCGCTACATCACACTGGACGGAAGCCCCGGAGTGAAGGAAGTCGCAGCGGAACTGGTCACCAAGTTGTAAGGCTGTCCAAAAACGCGAATAGCTGTGTCAGGCTGGCTTGGTCGGCTCGTTATGTACATTTAGTACACGGCCTCCCCGCCCAAGCCAGCCTTCCTTGCTCTTCATCGTTTTTGATCAGCCTTATCCGTGGCGACAAGTAACGGATTTGCAGCCTTCCAGTCCATGCTCCGGGCCTCCTTCGCGGTTTTTGCCAATTCTTTTCGATCCCAGCGCTTTTAGGGCACATAGTCCTTTCCGACATCCTCCATCAGTTTTGCTCGCCGGTATCCGTTCATCATTTTTTTTGCCAGGGGGGATTAAGTATGAGCCATTCCAAAAGCGAAAAAGCCGCGCTTTGCCAGATCTGCGGGTCGCATGATGAATTGAAGCCTGCGATTCTGGTCCGGCCAGCCCTGGCCAAGATAATAAGGCGGGATCACGGCGACTTCGACGACAAGGGATGGATATGCGCAATCGATTACAAAGCCTATCGCGGGAAATTCGTGGAGGAGCTCATAAGGACCGAAAAAGGCCAGCTTACCGACCTTGAAAACGAAGTTATAAAGAGTTTGAAGGAAGGGGAGATTTTTGCCCATGATCCGATAAAGGACCTGGTCGAACACCTTACCCTGGGCCAGAAAATGGCGGATAAAATTGCCGAATTCGGGGGAAGTTGGGGTTTTATTTCCATTTTTGGGGTAATCCTCTTTTCCTGGATGGGCATAAACACCCATATCCTTTTATCAAAGCCCTTTGACCCGTATCCGTTCATATTTTTGAATCTGATGCTTTCGTGCATAGCCGCAATCCAGGCCCCGGTAATAATGATGAGCCAGAAACGGCAGGAGGCGCGGGACAGGGAAAGCTCCATGCACGATTATCAGATCAATCTGAAGGCCGAGCTTGAAATACGAAACATCCAGCAAAAGCTGGACCACCTTATGTCAAGCCAGTGGGACAGGCTTCTGGAGCTTCAAACCCTCCAGATGGACCTCATGGAAGAGGTCCGGGCGGCGGTGGCCGTTTTCAGGGAAAACGCCCCTCCCGCGCCGAATTCCAAAAAGCCGGGCGCATAACGGCCCGAAATCGATTGAATAAAAAAAGGCTCCCTTCCACCTGATAAGCGGAAAGGAGCCTTTTTTTATTTCAGCTTACTGCCGGGAGCTACTTACCGGAGAACCCGTCGTCCGTGATGTCCATGGGGGCGGAGTTCATGTTTTTGATGGCTTCCATCTTGCCCTTGGTGACGGGAAGGATGGCGTTCACGAAATACTCGGCGGTCTTCACAAGGCCGTCGTAGTAGGCCGCGTCGCGGTTGGATGCGATCTTGGCCGCGTCGCCGCCGGTGAGGGCCTCCAGCTTGGGCTTGGCGATGGCGGCGCGCCACAGGTGCATCCAGGCCATGATGGTGTCGCCGGTGACATCCAGGAAGTTGTAGGAGTATGCGAAGGCCGTTCCCACCTTGGCGCTCATTGCGGTGGCGCCCATGAGCATGGCGATTTCGGCGAGCTTATTGGCGGCTTCCTCGACCTTGGCGGCCAAGTCTTCCAGGCCGGGAATGGCCTTGGCCTCGGCCACCTGCTTCTGGATGGCGGCGATCAGGTCCATGAAAGGCTTGCCGCCCTTCATGCCCAGCTTGCGGCCCAGAAGGTCCATGCTCTGGATGCCGTTGGTGCCCTCGTAGATGGATGTTATCTTGCAGTCGCGCAGAAGCTGCTCCACCGGGTATTCCTTGCAGTAGCCGTAGCCGCCGTAGGTCTGGACAGCGTAGGTGCAGACCTCGAAGGACTTGTCGGTGCAGTACGCCTTGACGATGGGGGTCAGGACCTCAATCATGCCGTTGGCGGCTTCCTTGGCAGCCTCGTCCTTGGAGGAGCGCATGGTGTCGAAGCACTTGCCGATGAAATAGATGAAGGAGCGCATTCCGTCCACGTGGGCCTTCATCCATATCAGCATTCTGCGGACGTCGGGATGCACGTTGATGGTGACCTGGGGCGCATCGGGGTTCATGAAATCCAGAAGGCTTTTCCCCTGCTTGCGCTGGCGGGCGTAGTTAAGCGCGTACATGTAGGCGCAGGTGGCGAAGGTGTAGCCCTGGATGCCGACGCCCAGGCGGGCCTCGTTCATCATCTGGAACATGACCTTCATGCCCTTGTTCTCTTCGCCCAGAAGGGTGCCCCGGCACTTGCCCTTGCCGCCCAGGATCAGCGAGCAGGTGGCGTTGCCGTGGATGCCCATTTTTTCCTCGATGCGGTCGCAGATCACGTCGTTGGGCTCGCCCAGGGAGCCGTCGTCGTTCACCCAGATTTTGGGGACGGCAAAGAGCGAGATGCCCTTGGTGCCAGCCGGAGCGCCCTCAATGCGGGCCAGGACCGGGTGAACGATGTTGTCGCAAAGGTCGTGGTCGCCGCCGGAGATGAAAATCTTGTTGCCCTTGATGGAGAAGGTTCCGTCGGGGTTCCTGGTGGCGGTTGTTTCGAGGGCCCCCACGTCGCTTCCGGCTCCGGGCTCGGTGAGGAGCATGGTGCCCCCCCATTCTCCGGAATACATCTTCTTCATGTAGAGCTTCTTCTGCTTCTCGGTGCCGTACACCTCCACAAGGTGGGCCGCGCCGTGGGTGAGGCCGGGATACATCATGAAGGCGCAGTTCGCGCCGACAAAATACTCAGCCGCAGCCTGGGTCACCATGATGGGCATTCCCTGGCCGCCCACTTCCGGGTCCTCGGCCATGGCGATCCACTCGCCTTCGCAGTACTTCTGGTAGGCCCGGTGAAAACTTTCGGGCACCGTGACCTTGCCGTTGTCCCATTTTGCGCCTTCGGAGTCGCCTATGGCCTGGGTGGGAAGGATTTCCTTGATGGCAAGGCTCCGGGCCTCGTTGACGATGAGGTCGATGGCCTTCTTGTTGAACTCCTTGTAAAATGCGGTCTTGGAAAGCTCCTCCGCGTTCATCTGCTCGAAAAGGACGAAGTCCACGTCCCTGCGGTCGGCAATTAACTGCGCCATGATGTGCTTCCTTTCATGCCTTTGTAGTATTGTTTTTCACCCTTTTCGAAAAGGGTGGTCGGGACCATCAGATATTAGAAATGAATGAACATTCAGTCAGTGTCAATGAAAAAAAAGGCTTGCTGAAAAAAGTGTGCGCCCGGAATAAAATTTTGCATGAAGCCGCAGCCTCAAATTTTTTCTCAAGCGTATATAATATGCTGTAAACCCTCAGTAATAGTGGCATTGGGGCAGGGCGTTGATCCGGGCCGCCGAAGGGGAATTTATGCATTAAAATAATTCGGGTGGGTAAAAAATCGCAAAAAAAAGTCCCCCCGTCCGGCAGTGCGGACGGGGGGACAAAGTGGAGAACGCTTCAATTACCAGCCTGTCTAAAAACGCGAACTGCTGCGTCAGGCTTCACGGCGCGGTCCGCCACGTACGAAAAGTACGCTTGCTCCCGCGCCGTTCGCCTTCCTTGCATTTCATCGTTTTTATCCAGGCTTCGCATCAAGCCTTTTTCAACAGGCTTCACATCAAGCCCGGATCAGAGCTTCGCCACGTACTCCTTTACCTTGCGGGCAAGGGACGAGGCCGCTTCCAGCACCATGCGGCCAGCCGAGCCTTCATCCGCAACCGATCCGATAAAGCATACCGGGTCGGGGTCGCTCTCGTAAAGCACGAAGAAGGAGAAGCCCGTCACCCCCGTAACCGTTGCGGTGTTGAGGAAGCGGTTATGGGTGGTGGTAAGCAGGGTGTAGGTTCCCCCAAGGGTTGGCGAAGCATAGATGTCGAGGTATTTTTCGTTCAGTCCCGCCACCTGGGAATCCTGGTAATGGAAGGTGATGGACGTGGCGAAGGCGGCCCGGTCCGAGGTGATCTGCCACTGCATGTTGGCGGTGCGGGCGAGTATCATGTTCACCCCGGCGTCGCTCCGGGTGAGGACCACCGTGGTGGTGCTGTCGTTGGTGCCGCTTGAAAAGTCCATGGTGACGCCGGTTGTTCCGAAGCTCTTGGGTGCGGGGTTTCCGCTGTGGCTGGTGCGCTTGACCGTGTCGGAGGCCGGAAGCACGCCCTCGCACACCACGTAGACCTCGCCCGCAGCCGCACGGCCCTCGGCTGGCCCGTCGGCCAGGGCTGCGCCGAATATGAGGTCGTCCGCGCCGTTTTCGTTAACGTCGCCAAAAGCCATCGCGCCTGAGGCAGTCATGGCGTCGCCCGCCGTGGCCCCGTAAATGGTGACATCCTCGCCGCTGCCGTTGAAGTCTATGGAGGCGGCAAGGGCGTTGGAGCCGTAAACCACGTAGGCTTCGCCCGCGTCGGCGCGAAGGTTGGACGGCCCGTCCGCACCCGGCCCGCCGAGCACCACGTCCGCGTTGCCGTCGCCGTTGACGTCGGCAAGCATTATTCCGCCGCCCGCCGTCAGGGCGTCGCCCCCGTCAGCCCCGTAGAATATGGTGTCTGCGCTGGCGGCAAGATCAAGGGTGGCCCCGAACCCGGCGTTGCCCTTTACAAGGTATGCCTCGCCCGCGTTGGCCCTTGCGTTGCCCGCGCTTGCCGCGTCCATGGCTCCCAGCACGATGTCGTCGATGCCGTCACCGGTGACGTCGCCCACCTTCAAAGC carries:
- a CDS encoding 4-vinyl reductase, which codes for MAESGNIQMAVLGGIMKTLEKHPFLVRRLLRPLANAPVLGRRLPVFARAYMGATAFEIHDVDMEKGRIGIGGVEEIMAGSKIIELLHATLGEYVSEKEKNEALYRMGQKLCTWEVGQALEHGRWAPSSLTPLIMNSKILDQVQTDPVVADFFGQIVKTMSRLITDEGGWGHLDFDFSSMPLKVSLKNSQEARWLGPSKTPVCHFYAGIVAGYASTISNEPMKARETACKAMGAPCCVFTVERV
- a CDS encoding DUF1003 domain-containing protein — its product is MSHSKSEKAALCQICGSHDELKPAILVRPALAKIIRRDHGDFDDKGWICAIDYKAYRGKFVEELIRTEKGQLTDLENEVIKSLKEGEIFAHDPIKDLVEHLTLGQKMADKIAEFGGSWGFISIFGVILFSWMGINTHILLSKPFDPYPFIFLNLMLSCIAAIQAPVIMMSQKRQEARDRESSMHDYQINLKAELEIRNIQQKLDHLMSSQWDRLLELQTLQMDLMEEVRAAVAVFRENAPPAPNSKKPGA
- a CDS encoding acyl-CoA dehydrogenase; protein product: MAQLIADRRDVDFVLFEQMNAEELSKTAFYKEFNKKAIDLIVNEARSLAIKEILPTQAIGDSEGAKWDNGKVTVPESFHRAYQKYCEGEWIAMAEDPEVGGQGMPIMVTQAAAEYFVGANCAFMMYPGLTHGAAHLVEVYGTEKQKKLYMKKMYSGEWGGTMLLTEPGAGSDVGALETTATRNPDGTFSIKGNKIFISGGDHDLCDNIVHPVLARIEGAPAGTKGISLFAVPKIWVNDDGSLGEPNDVICDRIEEKMGIHGNATCSLILGGKGKCRGTLLGEENKGMKVMFQMMNEARLGVGIQGYTFATCAYMYALNYARQRKQGKSLLDFMNPDAPQVTINVHPDVRRMLIWMKAHVDGMRSFIYFIGKCFDTMRSSKDEAAKEAANGMIEVLTPIVKAYCTDKSFEVCTYAVQTYGGYGYCKEYPVEQLLRDCKITSIYEGTNGIQSMDLLGRKLGMKGGKPFMDLIAAIQKQVAEAKAIPGLEDLAAKVEEAANKLAEIAMLMGATAMSAKVGTAFAYSYNFLDVTGDTIMAWMHLWRAAIAKPKLEALTGGDAAKIASNRDAAYYDGLVKTAEYFVNAILPVTKGKMEAIKNMNSAPMDITDDGFSGK
- a CDS encoding adenylate kinase, whose protein sequence is MRVLFFGPNGSGKGTQGAIVKEKYKLPHVESGAIFREAIGKGTELGMKAKAFIDKGDLVPDDITIPMILARLGQDDCKKGWLLDGFPRNVNQAKMLDEALQKANMGLDIVIEILLDRETAKNRIMGRRLCVNDNNHPNNIFIDAIKPNGDKCRVCGGDLKTRADDQDEAAISKRHDIYYDTNTGTLASAYYFRDKANGPRYITLDGSPGVKEVAAELVTKL